GACCGTACACTCCACAAACCCATGTACTTTTTCCTCATTAACCTCTCCGTGTTAGATGTGCTGTTCACAACCACCACCATCCCTAAAATGTTGGCGATGTTCCTGGCCAACGCTAAAACCATCTCATTTCGGGcctgttttctgcagatgtACAGTTTTCACGGGTTGACGGTAACAGAGGCGCTTCTCCTGGTGGTCATGGCTTACGACCGCTACGAAGCCATCTGCAACCCCCTCCGTTACCCAGCCAAGATGACAAGAAGAGTGAACATCCAGCTGGCAGCGAGTGCCTGGATCACTGCGCTGCTAACACCTGTGCCCGTCATCATGCAGACCTCTCGGCTAGCTTACGGGGACACAACCAGGGTTCACCACTGCTTTTGTGACCACCTGGCAGTGGTACAAGCCGCCTGCCGGGACTTCAGTGCTGATTTCCAGACCTTCTTGGGGTTCTCCATCGCTATGACAGTGTCGGTCATCCCTCTGTTGCTCGTCACCCTCTCGTATGTCCACATCATCCTCTCCATACTGAAGATCAATTCCAAAGAAGGACGCATGAAAGCTTTTTCAACGTGTACTTCCCATCTGCTTGTAGTGGGCACTTACTACTCCTCCATCGTTGTGGCATACATGTCCTACAGAGCGGACATCCCCGTTGATGTCCATGTCATGAGCAACGTTGTCTTCTCTATTTTAACTCCCTTATTAAACCCCATCATTTACACTTTACGGAACAAGGAAGTAAAATCTGCAGttaaaaagtctgtttttctgaaaatccttcccctttctaaaaaaattaatttattttggtaaaAATTTACAGCAGTGCAGAAGCCTCAtgctatttattatttcagtccTCTGGTTAATTAAGGCATCATCGCCTTTGGAGTTCTGTTCAGTTCCTCTGAACTGTGGTATATCCTATGTTAATGTATTTCAGCCTATTTCTGTGAAGTTCTTAGTAGACTTGCtgtaatatatttataatttccTAGTTTAGTTTCTATCCTTTGGTGACTAAATCACAGATGCACTAAATAAAGCTGTGAATGCactaaataaagctgaaaatgcaCTAAATAAAGCCGAACTAGAGCAGTACCTCATTTCTTTACACTTTCCCCTCCACATAGCACCGTGGAGGATGAGTTATTTTAATTCCTCCATTTACAACTTTCAGGGGTTGCAGCAGTTATTTTCACTATAAATGACAGAGGTGACCCTGTACTGTTACTCCTGGGTGAGAAAACTACAAAATCACTTTACAGGACTGCAGAACTGTGGGAAAAGTTAAAGATaactttaaaatgcagcttgtACAGCTGGATGAAACGGTGTCTGGGTGCAATACGGTGCCATCAACGACCTCTTATATCCAACAGTCTGCTTTACAGGTTCCTACATTACGAAAGCCAACATGAACAGTCAATAAAACACCATGAACCTTGAATTTAGTGCAGAGATGCTATCAAGCATCAGAAAGTGTGACTGTTTATCTGGAGCTTATGTaactcattttttcctccagagcaGGCAGATAGTCCAGTGCAAATGAGCATCTCTGCCCTTTTGAGAcatgcttgatttttcttttttctgagatTAACATACTGAAATACATGTCTTTCCTACAGCATCTGTTTAACAGAACCTTTCAAAGATCATTGGGGTCTGTGACACAGATTTGGAGGAAGGCTTGGGCTATCTCCTCACTGtctcattaacatttttaactcGAGATGCTGATTCAACCCATTGCTTTGACAACCCATGTAAGACTAGATAGAAGGGTCTCCATTTCCAGTGTACTAATATCTTTACTCTCCCATGACCAACCTTCAATGCTCTTGGCTGCCTTTGAGCGGAGGACCTCCAGCCAACggggctggagaggagaagaggctgCCAGGCAGGCAAGGATGTGACACAGCCACTCTCCTGCACTGTCCACCACCAAAAATGTAACATAGATCAGGAATTAAAGGAAAGAGAGTTAAGAAAGAGTTCATCTGAACATAGCAGTCGATTTTGGTGGAAAATGCTgggtttaaaatgttttgtaaacatTTAGTGTTTCCTACTATACTAGGTCCCAATGTGCAGAGCATCTTCTCTATCATGAGCGCGTGAGCAGGAGCTTGTAAGAGTCACTGAAGGCATTGGCATGGCATCATCTTGGTTGCCTAAAAGTGGCCACCACGCTCAGGCATAGGCTCTTGCTCCAAATGAGGAGGCACCATGGGATCCAGACAGGGAACAAAAGATTCCCCTTGTGTTCATTAGCACATGAAAACTCAGCACTGATCCCCTGTTCGCAAGACAGAAGACCTGAACACACATTAAGAAAGAGGTTTCCACCGGGAATCTCGTAGACACACTAACAAGCACGCCAAGTTCAGGTGCCTGAAGAGCTTTTGTGGGACCAGGAGGTCTCTAATGAGCTCTGGGGACTTCCAGGATTAGACTGTGTTAGAGAGTGGGCACTATGGATCATTAATTTTCCCTTGGTCCCAACTTTTGCAGCTTTTGGGTCTGGGAGAGCTGACATCTCCTTGCAGCATGAAGCTCCATCACTTCTAGTTTGCCCTGAGTAGAGTTTTCAGTTGAAATCCCCTCCTAACAAAGTGTTTAGCAGTGAAGAACCATTCATAACGACcagtaaaatgttatttttttattactctcACTATTAAAAACTTAAGCCTTATTTCTACTTTGATGTTACTCATTCCTGCCTAagatctttcttcatttcttctctgacACCAGATCCCTGTTGCCCATGTAAATTCATGTACAAGATGATCAAACTCTTCCTTACGAAATGAGTGCCCAGAGGCTCTCACTGTAATACACATTTTCCAAACTTTTAACCATTGTCATGATCTTTCTCCCAACCCtctttatattttaacattCTTCTTGAGGGATAATCATAAAAACTCGATACAATAATCCTGTATTGGCTGCACCACCATCAGAGATTATCACTACCTAACGCTTCCAGCATTCCCCTTCTGATATATATGGGATTGTTTTACTCCTCTCAACAAGTCACTTTGCAGCAACAAGTgttcccaaggaaaaaaaaacagccctAAACATATGAATTTTAGCTATGTTTTTGATTGCATGGATTTTTACAAGTGCCTCGAGAATGGGAAGCAGACAGTACACTGAGTGGGGAGCTGTGCAGAGCCCAGCATCGTGGAGGTGCTTAGCCCAGAGGGGTATCCCCCCAACCCATCAGGGCTTGCATGCCTTTTCCATCCACAGCTTGGAAATTCCTCCCAAAACCCTGGGATGGGATGTTGGAAAGGGATGAAAAATTCATTGCAATTCGGAAGAAGAGGGAGTATGGTCTATGAGGAAACAGGGAGTGCTGTGCTCTCCCCTCGGCTAGttatcaggaaaagaaaaattaagccaTGGAGAAAGGACGCATTTGGGTTTCCCCCAGCACCAGTGGGTTGGATGTTAGCAGCTGCCATAAAAATCCCATGGTGGTCTTGCGTGATGGCTCGTAACCACACGCTGCGTGGAAAATCAGCCACTGCAGCCAGAGGGCTGAGATGCTGAGACtcaccagcagcactgctccTCCCCTTCCAACACCCAAGGGCTGACTGGGGTGAAAAAGCCCCAGAAATTACCATCACCTCTGATTTCTTAGAAGTTTGTTTCATTATAAGGGAACAAATCTCCCCCAAGCCACAGGCTGTCCCCTCTGTGTCCTTCACAGGAGCCGTCTACAGGAGCTGCACCCAGGAGGCAGCGCTGCAGCACAAGTGCCTTTGTCTCAGGAAATTATTCAGATAAATCCATTACTGGGACTTCTGTCCCCTCTTGCACGTTGCAGTATTGCTGGGACATAGCCTCGAGGAGGAGGGGACCCTTCTAGGACCTCCCGAGAAGGAGCAGAACCTGCAACAAAGGGAAGAGCCCTAGTGCTGCACCTCATTGCCAGCATGACTATATAAAAGAAGGAAACCCACCCAAAAggtttttacataatttttaaagagttttccCCTTGGCTGTTGGTTTGCTTTGAGGAACTGGACTCTTGGGTAAAGTCCGATGCTGTTGGCTGCTCAAGAGGGAAGCAAAGACCTTGGCTGGCTCTTCAGACCTGCATTCAAGGGCAAGACTAGACCAGGCAGGGCGGAGAGGCTTGCAACCGATATTCAGAATAACATCAGAGCAAACAACTACCGATATAGGATGCTAAAGCCTTCTCCACTTCCCTCATTCATCACATTTGACAATATAATAATTTTGCCTAACAGCTAGAAACCATTTCCAGCTAATATTATTTGTTATCTGCAGCAATAGCATTATACTA
This sequence is a window from Balearica regulorum gibbericeps isolate bBalReg1 chromosome 1, bBalReg1.pri, whole genome shotgun sequence. Protein-coding genes within it:
- the OR2AT4 gene encoding olfactory receptor 2AT4 gives rise to the protein MESCSSNASTKVFFLVGFPALQDFQIPLFIVFLLFYLLILVGNAVIIAVVVVDRTLHKPMYFFLINLSVLDVLFTTTTIPKMLAMFLANAKTISFRACFLQMYSFHGLTVTEALLLVVMAYDRYEAICNPLRYPAKMTRRVNIQLAASAWITALLTPVPVIMQTSRLAYGDTTRVHHCFCDHLAVVQAACRDFSADFQTFLGFSIAMTVSVIPLLLVTLSYVHIILSILKINSKEGRMKAFSTCTSHLLVVGTYYSSIVVAYMSYRADIPVDVHVMSNVVFSILTPLLNPIIYTLRNKEVKSAVKKSVFLKILPLSKKINLFW